A genomic region of Mycobacterium sp. Aquia_213 contains the following coding sequences:
- a CDS encoding TetR/AcrR family transcriptional regulator, which translates to MSLNRGVAPQRRRGRALEEALLAAAWEELTERGYDDFTIDAAAARAGTSRAVLYRRWSSKQELVLATLAHAAGKDVVVAPDTGSLRGDVIGLLQQANKVRIGLAAQVFIQLGSLYRETGTSLADLSAYVQGGRDTAMEQAIQRAVDRGEIERERVTERIGRLPADLWRHEILTTLQPLRDDAIEEIVDTIFLPLLGVRTPKSQP; encoded by the coding sequence ATGTCTCTTAACCGCGGTGTTGCGCCGCAGCGTCGGCGCGGGCGGGCATTGGAAGAGGCGCTGCTGGCCGCCGCGTGGGAGGAGCTGACCGAACGCGGCTACGACGACTTCACCATCGACGCCGCGGCCGCGCGGGCCGGCACCAGTCGTGCGGTCCTGTACCGGCGGTGGTCCAGCAAGCAGGAGCTGGTGCTGGCCACCTTGGCCCACGCGGCGGGCAAAGATGTGGTGGTCGCCCCCGACACCGGGAGCCTGCGTGGCGACGTGATCGGCCTGCTGCAGCAGGCCAACAAGGTCAGGATCGGATTGGCCGCCCAGGTGTTCATCCAGCTCGGTAGCCTCTACCGCGAAACCGGCACCAGCCTGGCCGATCTCAGTGCCTACGTCCAGGGTGGCCGGGACACCGCGATGGAGCAGGCCATCCAGCGCGCCGTCGATCGCGGCGAGATCGAGCGCGAACGCGTGACCGAACGTATCGGACGTCTACCCGCGGACCTGTGGCGTCACGAAATCCTGACGACGCTGCAACCGCTGCGCGACGATGCCATCGAAGAGATCGTCGACACCATCTTTTTGCCCCTGCTGGGCGTGCGGACGCCCAAATCGCAGCCTTGA
- a CDS encoding FAD-dependent monooxygenase: MRILVSGGGVAGLSVGIDLGADGHDVTIVERADHLRVNGSPIDIRGDSIAVADKMGVLGQIRDRRIDMTERVQFVDASGAVVAEMPEDFGDSPDDIEIPREDLTNILHNHLGPSVELRFGESVAAIDDDDRGVDVRFNSGGADRYDLLVGADGMHSAARRLTFGPEQQFLHHLGFYTALADLPDYVPSGRINPMYNFPDHLAGIAAYADKALAVLLFRSPWIEYDYHDLTAQKRILTAAFAGHHEWRVPELVDAAQRDPELYFDSVSQIHMPNWHRGRVVLVGDAAHCASPLSGRGTALALTGAWFLAQALRDHPGDIPAAFQQYEHEQRPHAVRSQATAAPGGDRLVPATQEQIDARNRGLRPA, encoded by the coding sequence ATGCGCATTCTCGTCTCCGGCGGCGGTGTCGCGGGTCTCAGCGTGGGGATCGATCTCGGTGCCGACGGCCACGATGTGACCATCGTCGAACGCGCCGACCATCTGCGGGTCAACGGCTCGCCCATCGACATTCGCGGTGACTCGATCGCCGTGGCCGACAAGATGGGCGTGCTGGGCCAGATCCGCGACCGCCGCATCGACATGACCGAACGCGTGCAGTTCGTCGACGCATCCGGTGCCGTGGTCGCCGAAATGCCCGAAGACTTCGGTGACTCCCCCGACGACATCGAGATCCCCCGCGAAGACCTCACCAACATCCTGCACAACCACCTCGGGCCATCCGTCGAGCTGCGGTTCGGCGAGTCCGTCGCGGCGATCGACGACGACGATCGCGGCGTCGACGTCCGCTTCAACTCGGGTGGCGCCGACCGCTACGACCTGCTCGTGGGAGCCGACGGCATGCATTCGGCCGCCCGGCGGCTCACGTTCGGGCCCGAGCAACAGTTTCTGCACCACCTCGGGTTCTACACCGCACTGGCCGACCTGCCCGATTACGTTCCATCCGGGCGCATCAACCCGATGTACAACTTCCCCGATCACCTGGCCGGCATCGCCGCCTATGCCGATAAAGCGTTGGCGGTCTTGCTGTTTCGGTCGCCCTGGATCGAGTACGACTACCACGACCTCACCGCGCAGAAGCGCATTCTCACCGCCGCCTTCGCCGGCCACCACGAGTGGCGGGTCCCCGAACTGGTCGACGCCGCCCAGCGCGATCCGGAGCTCTACTTCGACTCGGTGAGCCAGATTCACATGCCCAACTGGCACCGCGGCCGCGTCGTCCTCGTCGGCGACGCCGCGCACTGCGCCTCACCGCTTTCCGGCCGCGGCACCGCGCTGGCCCTGACCGGCGCATGGTTTCTCGCCCAGGCCCTGCGTGACCATCCCGGCGACATCCCCGCGGCATTCCAGCAATACGAGCACGAGCAGCGGCCCCACGCGGTCCGCTCCCAGGCGACGGCGGCGCCCGGCGGTGACCGCCTGGTGCCGGCCACGCAGGAACAGATCGACGCGCGCAACCGCGGCTTGCGCCCGGCTTGA
- the rsmH gene encoding 16S rRNA (cytosine(1402)-N(4))-methyltransferase RsmH, whose translation MKHSVTSSEAHARASWPLPEPTLAYFPNARFVTSDRDPGAGAAFLRAVPHSDVILWTRGGVAVADKPNDLGPNDFGHVPVLLERCVELLTPALTRHHPDGSGAVLVDATLGAGGHAERFLTELPGLRLIGLDRDPSALDIAGARLAPFADRVTLVHTRYDGIDEALSESGYAATESIDGVLFDLGVSSMQLDRAERGFAYAQDAPLDMRMDPSSPLTAADIVNTYDEAELANILHRYGEERFARRIATHIVRQRARTPLRSTAELVALLYQAIPAAARRTGGHPAKRTFQALRIAVNDELDTLRRAIPAALDALTVAGRIVVMAYQSLEDRIVKREFADAVASRTPVDLPFELPGRGPRFRSLTRGAERADAEEIERNPRSAAVRLRALQRLEHEGQPQHRVTKKGDS comes from the coding sequence ATGAAGCACTCGGTGACATCATCTGAGGCGCATGCCCGTGCATCGTGGCCTCTGCCCGAACCGACCCTGGCGTACTTCCCCAACGCCAGGTTCGTAACTTCGGACAGGGACCCCGGTGCAGGGGCGGCCTTCCTCAGGGCCGTTCCTCATTCTGACGTGATCCTCTGGACCCGGGGAGGTGTTGCGGTGGCCGACAAGCCAAATGATCTCGGGCCGAACGACTTCGGGCATGTACCTGTGTTGCTGGAGCGCTGCGTCGAACTGCTCACCCCGGCGTTGACCCGCCACCACCCCGATGGATCCGGCGCGGTGCTCGTCGATGCGACGCTTGGCGCGGGCGGGCACGCCGAACGATTCCTGACCGAACTTCCGGGCCTGCGTTTGATCGGGCTCGACCGTGATCCCAGCGCCCTGGACATCGCCGGCGCCCGGCTGGCGCCGTTCGCCGACCGGGTCACGCTGGTGCACACGCGCTATGACGGCATCGACGAGGCCCTGTCCGAATCCGGTTATGCTGCAACCGAATCGATCGACGGGGTGTTGTTCGATCTGGGCGTCTCCTCGATGCAACTCGACCGCGCCGAGCGGGGCTTCGCGTATGCCCAGGACGCGCCGCTGGACATGCGGATGGATCCGTCGTCGCCGCTGACGGCGGCCGACATCGTCAACACCTACGACGAGGCCGAGCTGGCCAACATCCTGCACCGCTACGGCGAGGAGCGGTTCGCGCGCCGGATCGCCACCCACATCGTCCGGCAGCGAGCCCGCACCCCGCTGCGCTCGACGGCCGAGCTGGTCGCCCTGCTGTACCAGGCGATTCCGGCTGCGGCGCGGCGCACCGGCGGGCATCCGGCCAAGCGCACCTTCCAGGCGCTGCGGATCGCGGTCAACGACGAGCTGGACACGCTGCGCAGGGCCATTCCGGCCGCACTGGACGCGCTCACCGTCGCCGGACGCATCGTGGTGATGGCCTACCAGTCGCTGGAAGACCGGATCGTCAAACGCGAGTTCGCCGACGCGGTCGCCTCCCGCACGCCGGTGGACCTCCCGTTCGAGCTGCCCGGCCGCGGCCCGCGATTCCGTTCGCTGACCCGCGGTGCCGAACGCGCCGACGCCGAAGAAATCGAACGCAACCCTCGCAGTGCCGCCGTGCGACTACGGGCCTTGCAACGGCTGGAACACGAGGGACAACCACAGCACCGGGTGACCAAGAAGGGCGACTCATGA
- a CDS encoding peptidoglycan D,D-transpeptidase FtsI family protein: MSRGEDGRTRRSRPTRGPRKPQGAKDVRQPSRTRKPEKAQKGRDAEETKGFRKAKKSGDAALGHSARERRTRQAVEAGTRGASFVFRHRAGNLVILALTLVAAAQLFVLQVTNAPKLRAQAAGQLKVTDVSKAVRGSIVDRNNQQLAFTIESRALTFQPKRIRQQLEEAKKKNPAAPDPQARLRDIAKEVSSRLNNRPDYATVLKKLQTEDNFTYLARAVDPAVASAISDKYPEVGSERQDLRQYPGGSLAANIVGGIDWDGHGLLGLEDSMDSVLSGTDGSVTYDRGSDGVVIPGSYRNRHKAVNGSTVQLTIDDDIQFYVQQQVQQAKNMSGAHNVSAVVLDAKTGDVLAMANDNTFDPSQDIGRQGDRQLGNLSVSSPFEPGSVNKIVTASSVIEYGLSNPDEVLQVPGSINMGGVNIHDAWDHGVMPYTTTGVFGKSSNVGTLMLAQRVGPERYYDMVRKFGLGQRTNVGLPGESAGLVPPIDQWSGSTFSNLPIGQGLSMTLLQMTDMYQTIANDGVRIPPRIIKATIASDGTRTEEARPEGVRVVSPQTAQTVRQMLRAVVQHDPMGYQQGTGPAAAVPGYQMAGKTGTAQQINPGCGCYFDNVYWITFAGMATVDNPRYVIGIMMDNPERNADGTPGHSAAPLFHNIAGWLMQRENVPLSPDPGPPLLLQAT; the protein is encoded by the coding sequence GTGAGTCGCGGCGAGGACGGCCGGACACGGCGGTCGCGACCGACGCGCGGCCCGCGGAAACCGCAGGGAGCCAAGGACGTCCGGCAACCGAGCCGCACACGCAAGCCGGAGAAAGCGCAAAAGGGCCGAGATGCGGAGGAAACCAAGGGATTCCGCAAGGCCAAGAAATCCGGGGATGCCGCGCTTGGTCATTCGGCACGCGAACGGCGCACCCGGCAGGCCGTCGAGGCGGGCACCCGCGGCGCCTCGTTCGTCTTCCGGCATCGCGCCGGCAACCTGGTGATCTTGGCGCTGACGCTGGTGGCAGCCGCACAGCTGTTCGTCCTGCAGGTGACCAACGCGCCGAAGCTGCGGGCTCAGGCCGCCGGCCAGCTCAAGGTCACCGACGTCTCGAAAGCCGTCCGCGGCAGCATCGTTGACCGCAACAACCAGCAGCTGGCGTTCACCATCGAGTCGCGTGCCCTGACGTTTCAGCCGAAGAGGATCCGCCAGCAATTGGAAGAGGCCAAGAAGAAGAACCCGGCCGCTCCCGATCCGCAGGCTCGGCTGCGGGATATCGCCAAAGAGGTTTCCAGCCGGCTGAACAACAGGCCGGACTACGCGACGGTGCTGAAGAAGCTGCAAACCGAGGACAATTTCACCTATTTGGCGCGTGCCGTCGACCCGGCCGTCGCCAGCGCGATCTCGGACAAGTACCCCGAGGTCGGCTCCGAGCGGCAGGATCTGCGCCAATATCCGGGCGGATCGCTGGCGGCCAACATCGTCGGCGGTATCGACTGGGACGGTCACGGCCTGCTCGGACTCGAGGACAGCATGGACTCCGTGCTGTCCGGAACCGACGGTTCGGTCACCTACGACCGCGGCTCGGACGGCGTGGTCATTCCGGGCAGCTACCGCAACCGGCACAAGGCGGTCAACGGCTCGACCGTCCAGCTCACCATCGACGACGACATCCAGTTCTACGTGCAGCAGCAGGTCCAGCAGGCCAAGAATATGTCTGGGGCGCACAATGTTTCGGCCGTCGTCCTGGATGCCAAGACCGGTGATGTGCTGGCCATGGCCAACGACAACACCTTCGACCCGTCCCAGGACATCGGACGTCAGGGAGACCGGCAACTGGGCAACCTCTCGGTCTCCTCGCCGTTCGAGCCGGGCTCGGTGAACAAGATCGTCACCGCTTCCTCGGTCATCGAATACGGCCTGTCGAATCCCGACGAGGTGCTCCAGGTCCCGGGCTCCATCAACATGGGCGGTGTCAACATCCACGACGCGTGGGACCACGGCGTGATGCCGTACACCACCACCGGCGTGTTCGGGAAGTCGTCCAACGTCGGAACGCTGATGCTGGCCCAACGTGTTGGCCCGGAACGCTATTACGACATGGTCCGCAAGTTCGGGCTGGGGCAGCGCACCAACGTCGGACTGCCCGGTGAGAGCGCCGGGCTGGTGCCGCCGATCGACCAGTGGTCGGGCAGCACGTTCTCCAACCTGCCTATCGGCCAAGGTCTTTCGATGACCCTGCTGCAGATGACGGACATGTACCAGACGATCGCCAACGACGGGGTGCGGATACCGCCGCGAATCATCAAGGCCACCATCGCTTCCGACGGCACCCGGACCGAAGAAGCGCGCCCGGAAGGTGTTCGGGTGGTTTCGCCGCAGACCGCGCAGACCGTGCGGCAGATGCTGCGCGCTGTCGTGCAACACGACCCGATGGGTTACCAGCAGGGCACCGGACCCGCGGCCGCGGTGCCCGGCTACCAGATGGCCGGCAAGACCGGTACCGCTCAGCAAATCAACCCGGGCTGCGGCTGCTACTTCGACAACGTGTACTGGATCACCTTCGCCGGGATGGCCACGGTCGACAACCCGCGCTACGTGATCGGGATCATGATGGACAACCCGGAGCGCAACGCGGACGGAACGCCCGGCCACTCGGCGGCCCCGCTGTTCCACAACATCGCCGGCTGGCTGATGCAGCGGGAGAACGTCCCGCTGTCACCCGACCCGGGGCCGCCGCTGCTCCTGCAGGCGACCTAG
- a CDS encoding UDP-N-acetylmuramoyl-L-alanyl-D-glutamate--2,6-diaminopimelate ligase, which yields MQESTELRPRRGAGVRLPALAAQVGAVLADGGAVPDVPITGVTLRAQDVLPGDLFAGLPGSATHGARYAGDAIGRGAVAVLTDAAGVAEIGAPAVPTLVHPAPRGVLGGLAATVYGNPSDRVTVIGITGTSGKTTTTYLVESGLRAGGHTAGLIGTIGIRIDGADIPSALTTPEAPALQAMLAAMAERGVDTVVMEVSSHALTLGRVDGTRFAVGGFTNLSRDHLDFHPTMADYFDAKALLFDPASPLRADKAVVCVDDDAGRAMADRATDPITVSATGQPAHWRATDIGPLGSGLGAGQEFTAVDPAGGRHRIGIRLTGAYNIANCLVALAILDAVGVSPEQAAAGLRDTRVPGRLEEIDRGQDFLALVDYAHKPGALRAVLTTLLQPGRRLAVVFGAGGDRDPGKRRPMGAVAAELADVVVVTDDNPRSEDPAAIRREIMAGAAEAGSTAQLVEIGDRREAIRHAVDWAGPGDVVLIAGKGHETGQRTGDVVRPFDDRVELAAALDDLKARR from the coding sequence GTGCAGGAGTCCACTGAGCTGCGCCCCCGCCGGGGTGCGGGTGTGCGACTGCCGGCGCTGGCGGCTCAGGTGGGCGCGGTGCTGGCCGATGGCGGCGCCGTTCCGGACGTGCCGATCACCGGCGTGACGTTGCGTGCCCAGGACGTGTTGCCCGGTGACCTGTTTGCCGGACTGCCCGGTTCGGCGACGCACGGCGCCCGCTACGCCGGCGACGCGATCGGGCGTGGCGCCGTTGCGGTGCTCACCGATGCCGCCGGGGTTGCCGAGATCGGCGCCCCCGCCGTGCCGACTCTGGTGCACCCCGCGCCGCGCGGCGTGCTCGGCGGGCTGGCGGCCACGGTGTACGGAAACCCGTCCGACCGCGTGACGGTGATCGGCATCACCGGCACCTCCGGAAAAACCACCACCACCTATCTGGTCGAGTCGGGTCTGCGCGCCGGCGGCCACACCGCGGGGCTGATCGGCACGATCGGCATCCGCATCGACGGCGCCGACATCCCCAGCGCCCTGACCACTCCCGAGGCCCCGGCGCTGCAAGCGATGCTGGCCGCGATGGCCGAGCGTGGGGTGGACACCGTCGTGATGGAGGTGTCCAGTCACGCGCTGACGCTGGGTCGCGTCGACGGAACCCGTTTCGCCGTAGGCGGATTCACCAACCTGTCCCGCGACCACCTGGACTTTCACCCCACCATGGCCGACTACTTCGACGCCAAAGCGCTGCTGTTCGACCCGGCCTCGCCGCTGCGCGCGGATAAGGCCGTGGTGTGCGTCGACGACGACGCCGGGCGCGCGATGGCCGACCGGGCCACGGACCCGATCACGGTCAGCGCCACCGGCCAACCGGCGCACTGGCGCGCGACCGACATCGGGCCGCTCGGGTCCGGGCTGGGGGCCGGGCAAGAGTTCACCGCCGTGGACCCCGCCGGGGGGCGACACCGGATCGGCATTCGGCTGACGGGTGCCTACAACATCGCGAATTGCCTTGTGGCACTGGCGATTCTCGACGCCGTTGGCGTCTCCCCGGAGCAGGCGGCAGCCGGGCTGCGCGACACCCGTGTTCCGGGCCGGTTGGAAGAAATCGACCGCGGCCAGGATTTCCTCGCCCTCGTCGACTACGCGCACAAGCCCGGCGCATTGCGCGCGGTGTTGACCACCCTGCTGCAGCCGGGTCGGCGGCTGGCGGTGGTATTCGGCGCCGGCGGCGACCGCGACCCGGGCAAGCGGCGGCCGATGGGCGCCGTCGCCGCCGAGCTGGCCGACGTGGTCGTCGTCACCGACGACAACCCGCGCAGCGAGGACCCCGCGGCGATCCGCCGCGAGATCATGGCAGGCGCAGCCGAAGCCGGGTCCACGGCGCAGCTGGTCGAGATCGGCGACCGGCGCGAGGCGATCAGGCATGCCGTCGACTGGGCCGGTCCCGGCGACGTGGTGCTGATCGCCGGCAAGGGCCACGAAACCGGGCAGCGCACCGGCGATGTGGTCCGCCCGTTCGACGACCGGGTGGAGCTGGCCGCCGCTCTGGATGACCTCAAGGCACGCCGATGA
- a CDS encoding MerR family transcriptional regulator, whose amino-acid sequence MTGTVSVGRFATMTHLSVKTLRHYHQVGLLEPAEVDPHTGYRYYALEQLPTAQLIRRLRDLQMPVADVRAVIAARATSERDSLIAAHIDRLEAELVKTQAAVHSLRTLLDSAPGPDPVRRRAESSYPALAITADIRDPSDIESWWRDALYELRAAVDENRIHVTGPAGGLYDECLFQHEPGEAIVYLPVTTPRELGKIKPLVIPAAEVAVTTHHGSHDDIDLAYAQLGSYIAEHELTVGWQLREYYHRDHSHSTDATEWRTEIAWPIIDAPGKHPSR is encoded by the coding sequence ATGACCGGAACCGTCAGCGTCGGACGCTTCGCCACGATGACCCACCTGAGTGTCAAGACGCTCCGGCACTACCACCAGGTCGGACTGCTGGAACCGGCCGAGGTCGACCCGCACACCGGCTATCGGTATTACGCCCTGGAACAACTCCCGACCGCGCAGCTGATTCGTCGGCTGCGCGATCTGCAAATGCCCGTCGCCGACGTCCGCGCCGTCATCGCCGCGCGCGCCACAAGCGAGCGCGACTCCTTGATCGCCGCTCACATCGATCGGCTCGAGGCCGAGCTCGTCAAGACGCAGGCCGCCGTGCATTCGCTGCGCACCTTGCTCGACAGCGCGCCCGGCCCAGACCCGGTGCGTCGGCGGGCCGAATCAAGTTACCCAGCGCTGGCCATCACCGCCGACATCCGCGACCCTTCGGATATCGAAAGCTGGTGGCGCGACGCCCTTTACGAATTGCGTGCCGCGGTCGATGAGAACCGCATCCACGTCACCGGGCCGGCCGGCGGCCTTTATGACGAATGCCTGTTTCAGCACGAACCCGGCGAAGCCATCGTCTACCTCCCAGTCACCACACCGCGCGAACTGGGCAAGATCAAACCCCTGGTTATCCCCGCGGCCGAGGTGGCGGTGACCACGCATCACGGATCGCACGACGATATCGACCTGGCCTATGCGCAGTTGGGTTCCTACATCGCCGAGCACGAACTCACCGTCGGCTGGCAACTACGCGAGTACTACCACCGAGACCACAGCCACAGCACCGACGCCACCGAATGGCGCACCGAAATCGCCTGGCCGATCATCGACGCGCCGGGAAAACACCCGTCACGCTGA
- a CDS encoding nuclear transport factor 2 family protein — translation MTTQPALDPVIASHIAAINSFDVDAIMETFADDALVNDDAREFWGRQRIRAFVAKELTGAHVTVEPVEAVDNAGMWCVRCRYEGDYDKTGLPDPLIMTNYIRVRDGKIATLFIVNNTAPQY, via the coding sequence ATGACTACACAGCCGGCGCTAGACCCGGTGATCGCCTCGCATATCGCAGCGATCAACAGCTTCGACGTGGACGCCATTATGGAAACCTTCGCCGACGATGCCCTCGTCAATGACGATGCGCGGGAGTTCTGGGGACGCCAGCGCATCCGGGCTTTCGTGGCCAAAGAGTTGACCGGCGCCCACGTCACAGTGGAGCCCGTGGAGGCGGTCGACAATGCCGGCATGTGGTGCGTGCGGTGCCGCTACGAAGGTGACTACGACAAAACGGGGCTACCCGACCCGCTGATCATGACCAACTACATCAGGGTCCGCGACGGCAAGATCGCTACTTTGTTCATCGTGAATAACACCGCGCCCCAGTACTGA